A window of the Lysinibacillus irui genome harbors these coding sequences:
- a CDS encoding aminotransferase-like domain-containing protein: protein MRKAIRNEDYLFKKVYDYVLHRIERKEWKEHEKIPSVRQLAYEMNVHRLTVLKAYQLLKQHDKVYVKDKAGYFVQSNGKKNLEYLNLDDPIVSAYIQKNHLSEIHQTPVSYQFSQALIDPNLLPNHYFSEYVKNVFDLYPKVLATYSTVQGDLELRETLAQYFINQYKTHIHAENLLITSGSQQAIHLIAQAFIQPGDVVLFERPSYSAAIDSFRAQGAHIVTVDIHPDGYDLEQVETYIKQYKPLLFYLNPTFHNPTGYTVPIEQRKKLVELAEQYRFLIIEDDAYHDIYFDHAPPPPIYTYDTGGTVIYIRSFCKYISPGLRIAAVICPSSLLNALLTVKSLADNGSPLLNQKVFLHYFTSLRMQQHLQKIRIALQIRKEIMEKELATTDWQWVSPKGGLNLWVQLPDHLPIELLLTKSIEQSISFVPGQVCDPLKQQSSWIRLSYSYVNEQQLSEGIKRFVAVAQSLNEGLDEKQS from the coding sequence GTGAGGAAAGCAATTCGAAATGAAGACTATCTTTTTAAGAAAGTATACGATTATGTCCTTCACAGAATAGAACGTAAAGAATGGAAAGAACATGAAAAGATTCCCTCCGTACGGCAATTAGCCTATGAAATGAATGTGCATCGATTAACCGTCTTAAAGGCATATCAATTACTGAAACAGCATGACAAAGTGTATGTCAAAGATAAGGCAGGCTATTTTGTCCAATCAAATGGGAAGAAAAATCTTGAGTACCTAAACCTGGACGATCCAATTGTTTCTGCCTATATACAAAAAAATCATTTATCTGAAATCCATCAAACACCCGTTTCCTATCAGTTTTCTCAGGCATTAATTGATCCCAATCTTTTGCCGAATCATTATTTTTCAGAATATGTAAAAAACGTGTTTGACCTTTATCCAAAAGTACTTGCAACCTACTCTACGGTGCAAGGTGATTTGGAGTTACGTGAAACACTCGCACAATATTTTATCAATCAATATAAAACTCACATCCATGCAGAAAATCTGTTAATCACCTCTGGCTCACAGCAAGCCATTCACTTAATCGCTCAAGCGTTTATTCAACCAGGCGACGTCGTTTTATTTGAACGTCCAAGCTATAGTGCAGCGATTGATAGTTTTAGAGCACAAGGCGCACACATTGTGACGGTTGATATCCATCCAGACGGGTATGATTTAGAGCAGGTTGAAACCTATATTAAACAATATAAACCGCTCCTTTTTTATCTCAACCCGACATTCCATAATCCAACTGGTTATACTGTTCCCATTGAACAGCGTAAAAAACTCGTTGAATTAGCTGAACAATACCGATTTCTAATCATTGAGGACGATGCCTATCACGACATCTATTTTGATCATGCCCCGCCACCACCGATTTACACATATGATACTGGTGGGACCGTCATTTATATCCGTAGCTTTTGTAAATATATTTCACCTGGCTTGAGAATTGCAGCTGTTATTTGTCCATCATCCTTACTGAATGCACTACTAACAGTCAAATCACTAGCTGATAATGGCTCACCACTTCTCAATCAAAAAGTTTTTCTTCATTACTTTACATCACTAAGAATGCAGCAGCACTTGCAGAAAATTCGAATTGCCCTACAGATTCGAAAGGAAATCATGGAAAAAGAGCTAGCAACAACAGATTGGCAATGGGTCAGTCCAAAAGGTGGTCTTAATTTATGGGTGCAGCTCCCAGATCATCTTCCAATTGAATTATTATTAACAAAAAGTATCGAACAATCGATATCCTTTGTGCCAGGTCAAGTTTGCGATCCATTAAAACAACAATCATCCTGGATACGTTTAAGCTATTCTTATGTAAATGAACAACAATTAAGTGAAGGGATAAAAAGGTTTGTGGCTGTGGCACAATCTCTAAACGAGGGGTTGGATGAAAAGCAATCGTAG